In a genomic window of Nocardia fluminea:
- the dprA gene encoding DNA-processing protein DprA codes for MSEACAVGEVMGPKGDPDERRLAWVYLSRVVQGPCAPLSSLIASVGVCEAARAVREHELPAALRGPTTRRREIDSAAADLETIARLGGRVITPDDEEWPGWRMLGLDQLDTERDREAAVPLVLWARGPLSLHAASERAVAVVGSRCSSGYGLQVASEISCDLAGRGWTIVSGAAFGIDAAAHRAALAVGGKTVAVLACGVDRPYPAQHDRLLAAIADSGLVVSEYPPGISAQKHQFLARNRLIATLGDGVLVVEAGLRSGARNTVKWARRLGRPAMAVPGPVGSASSAGCHRMIREGEALLVTRVEDIIDEAGPLRLPVAEGVPVDPAGHLRGAEAEIYAALPAIGSRLPRELSQQSGVDLATVRAVLPSLELAELVGCDSDGWFRTSSRRAG; via the coding sequence ATGAGCGAGGCGTGTGCGGTCGGCGAGGTGATGGGCCCGAAGGGTGATCCCGACGAACGCCGACTCGCCTGGGTGTACCTGTCACGGGTGGTGCAGGGACCGTGCGCGCCACTGTCGTCGCTGATCGCCTCGGTCGGGGTATGCGAGGCCGCGCGTGCTGTCCGCGAGCACGAGTTGCCCGCGGCATTGCGCGGTCCGACCACACGGCGACGTGAGATCGACTCGGCAGCAGCGGATCTGGAGACGATCGCGCGGCTGGGCGGGCGGGTGATCACCCCCGACGACGAGGAATGGCCAGGCTGGCGGATGCTCGGACTCGATCAACTCGACACCGAGCGTGATCGAGAGGCGGCGGTCCCGCTGGTGCTGTGGGCTCGGGGTCCCCTCTCGCTCCACGCCGCGTCCGAACGTGCCGTCGCAGTGGTCGGTTCGCGTTGCAGCAGCGGCTACGGGTTGCAGGTGGCGAGCGAGATCTCGTGCGACCTGGCCGGCCGGGGCTGGACGATCGTCTCCGGAGCCGCCTTCGGCATCGACGCGGCGGCCCACCGCGCGGCCCTCGCCGTCGGCGGAAAGACCGTGGCGGTCCTCGCCTGCGGTGTCGACCGTCCCTATCCCGCGCAGCACGACCGTCTCCTCGCCGCTATCGCCGACAGCGGTCTGGTCGTCAGCGAATACCCACCGGGCATCTCGGCGCAGAAACACCAGTTCCTGGCCAGGAATCGGTTGATCGCGACTCTCGGGGACGGCGTGCTGGTGGTCGAAGCCGGTCTGCGCAGCGGTGCCCGCAACACCGTGAAATGGGCCCGCAGGCTGGGACGGCCGGCCATGGCTGTGCCGGGGCCGGTCGGGTCAGCCTCCTCAGCGGGCTGTCATCGAATGATCAGAGAGGGCGAGGCACTTCTGGTAACCCGAGTCGAAGACATCATCGACGAAGCCGGACCGCTACGCCTCCCTGTCGCTGAAGGTGTCCCGGTGGACCCCGCCGGCCACCTCCGCGGCGCCGAGGCCGAAATCTACGCGGCTCTTCCCGCCATCGGCTCGCGCCTCCCTCGCGAACTGTCCCAACAATCCGGCGTGGATCTGGCCACAGTCCGAGCGGTCCTTCCCAGCCTGGAACTCGCCGAACTGGTCGGCTGCGACTCCGATGGATGGTTCCGGACATCGAGTCGGCGTGCGGGCTGA